A region from the Clostridium beijerinckii genome encodes:
- a CDS encoding DUF421 domain-containing protein yields the protein MFVVSIRTAILYLLVVLTMRLMGKRQIGELQPYEFVITIMISDLASLPMQDSRLPLLQGIIPIITLLFLKTILTQIGLKFQYTRKFVDGEPCILIHKGRINYSTLKKQQLNIDELLEELRLANYFNLDEIQYAILENDGQMSILPVDYNSSKINCGKSTQNAEVTLPKVLISDGKINKNSLTSIDKDEKWILNLLKNHNILSIKHVLIALYDTEGKFKFQLFDEYQKEKT from the coding sequence ATGTTTGTAGTGTCAATTAGAACTGCAATATTATACTTATTAGTAGTACTCACAATGAGATTAATGGGAAAAAGGCAAATTGGTGAACTTCAACCTTATGAATTTGTAATAACAATCATGATTTCAGATTTAGCGTCCTTACCCATGCAAGACTCAAGATTACCATTATTGCAAGGTATTATTCCTATAATAACCCTATTATTTTTGAAAACTATTTTAACCCAAATAGGATTGAAATTTCAATATACAAGAAAGTTTGTTGATGGAGAACCTTGTATATTGATTCATAAAGGAAGAATTAATTATTCGACTTTGAAAAAACAACAATTAAATATAGATGAATTATTAGAAGAATTACGACTTGCAAATTATTTTAATCTTGATGAAATTCAATATGCAATATTAGAAAATGATGGCCAGATGTCTATATTGCCCGTAGATTATAATTCATCTAAAATCAATTGTGGAAAAAGTACCCAAAATGCTGAAGTTACATTGCCTAAGGTATTAATTTCTGATGGTAAAATAAACAAAAATTCTTTAACGTCCATAGACAAAGATGAAAAATGGATACTTAATTTACTTAAAAATCATAATATTTTATCAATAAAACATGTATTAATAGCTTTATACGACACTGAAGGCAAATTTAAATTTCAGCTTTTTGATGAATATCAAAAGGAGAAAACATAA
- a CDS encoding argininosuccinate synthase: MTKYNKVVLAYSGGLDTSIIIPWLKDNYGCEVIAVCGNVGQKDELDGLEEKALKTGASKLYIEDLTQEFVDDYIFPTIQAGAIYEGKYLLGTSFARPIIGKRLAEIAKAEGADAICHGCTGKGNDQVRFELAVKTFAPEMAIIAPWRIWDIKSREDEIDYAESKNIPLKINRETNYSKDKNIWHLSHEGLDLEFPENEPKYDKILELCKTLEAAPNEATYITLTFEKGNAVALNGQKMKSVELLDALNKVGGENAIGLTDMVENRLVGMKSRGVYETPGGTILYRAHKDLEELCLDKETSHYKEQIALKFADIVYNGQWFTPLREALSEFVTKTQETVTGEVKLKLYKGNIVNAGMTSPYSLYSEEYATFGEDGVYDQKDSAGFINLFGLPSIVRSKMQEKVKKEEI; the protein is encoded by the coding sequence ATGACAAAATATAACAAGGTAGTTTTAGCTTATTCAGGAGGACTAGATACATCAATTATAATTCCATGGCTTAAAGATAATTATGGATGCGAAGTAATTGCTGTTTGTGGTAATGTTGGTCAAAAGGACGAATTAGATGGTTTAGAAGAAAAAGCTCTAAAAACAGGAGCATCAAAATTATACATCGAAGATTTAACTCAAGAATTTGTTGATGATTATATCTTCCCTACTATTCAAGCCGGTGCTATATATGAAGGAAAATATCTACTAGGAACTTCATTTGCTAGACCAATAATCGGGAAACGATTAGCTGAAATTGCTAAGGCTGAAGGCGCAGATGCAATTTGTCACGGATGTACTGGTAAAGGAAATGACCAAGTAAGATTTGAATTAGCAGTTAAAACATTTGCTCCAGAGATGGCAATAATTGCTCCTTGGAGAATTTGGGATATAAAATCAAGAGAAGATGAAATAGATTATGCGGAATCTAAAAATATTCCATTAAAAATTAACCGTGAAACAAATTATAGTAAGGATAAAAATATCTGGCACTTAAGTCATGAAGGATTAGATTTAGAATTTCCTGAAAATGAACCAAAGTATGATAAAATTTTAGAACTTTGTAAGACATTAGAAGCTGCTCCAAATGAAGCAACTTATATAACTTTAACTTTTGAAAAAGGAAACGCTGTTGCTCTAAACGGACAAAAAATGAAAAGCGTTGAATTATTAGATGCATTAAATAAAGTTGGTGGAGAAAATGCTATTGGTCTTACTGACATGGTAGAAAACAGACTTGTTGGTATGAAATCAAGAGGCGTTTACGAAACTCCAGGTGGAACTATACTTTACAGAGCACATAAAGATTTAGAAGAACTTTGTTTAGATAAAGAAACTTCACATTATAAAGAACAAATTGCATTAAAATTTGCTGATATAGTATATAACGGACAATGGTTTACTCCTCTTAGAGAAGCATTATCTGAATTTGTTACTAAAACTCAAGAAACAGTTACAGGAGAAGTTAAATTAAAACTATACAAAGGGAATATTGTCAATGCTGGTATGACAAGTCCATACTCATTATATAGTGAAGAATATGCAACCTTTGGAGAAGATGGTGTATATGATCAAAAGGATTCAGCTGGATTCATAAATCTATTTGGTCTTCCATCTATTGTTAGATCAAAAATGCAAGAAAAAGTCAAGAAAGAGGAAATATAA
- a CDS encoding AAA family ATPase yields the protein MINKGLESECNTIKAKRGITFYNLILDNYKDKVKDVAICKLNGRYHELTEVIEDDGEVEIIGFDTELGIKIYTRTLQFIFIKIALDLFPESKITIEHAISKAIYGEVHKEIPLNKDDINKIKTRMQDIINKDVPINSIITSKEEAIEIFKGYKMDDKVNLLKYCNIKDVQLHELEGRYDYFYGPMGYSTGIIKIFDVFKYESGFILQRPEIKNLNVLPKFKEQKSLTKIFIEAQKWLNILELEDVGALNEKVINNELRNIIMVSEALHEKKIANIADDISNKKDVKIILIAGPSSSGKTTFANRLSIQLRVNGLIPIPLSLDNYFFNRIDTPRDENGDYDYESINALDLKLLNKNLEKLMNGEKVDLPIYNFKTGEKEWNDYKVELPLNGVLILEGIHGLNPNLISSELNSNVFKIYISALTQLNIDNHNRISTTDVRKVRRIVRDSLSRGYRAEETLKMWKSIKIGEKNNIFVYQEEADVAFNSTLVYELGVLKPYALKELNKITDESPVYSEAIRLKTFLSFFKKIHVEEVPNNSILREFIGGSAFYEY from the coding sequence ATGATTAATAAAGGATTAGAATCAGAATGTAATACTATTAAAGCTAAAAGAGGAATAACGTTTTATAATTTAATTCTTGATAATTATAAAGATAAAGTTAAAGATGTTGCTATATGTAAGCTAAATGGAAGATATCATGAATTAACTGAAGTGATTGAAGATGATGGAGAAGTAGAAATTATAGGTTTTGATACAGAATTGGGAATAAAAATTTATACTAGAACATTACAATTCATTTTTATTAAAATAGCGTTAGACTTATTTCCAGAATCTAAAATAACAATAGAACATGCTATAAGTAAGGCCATATATGGAGAAGTGCATAAAGAAATTCCTTTAAATAAAGATGATATTAATAAAATTAAAACAAGAATGCAGGATATAATAAATAAGGATGTACCAATAAACAGCATTATAACATCAAAAGAAGAAGCAATAGAAATTTTCAAGGGTTACAAAATGGATGATAAAGTTAATCTTTTAAAGTACTGTAATATAAAAGATGTACAACTTCATGAACTTGAAGGAAGATACGATTATTTTTATGGGCCAATGGGATATTCTACAGGTATAATAAAAATTTTTGATGTTTTTAAGTATGAATCAGGATTTATTTTGCAAAGACCAGAAATAAAAAATTTAAATGTACTTCCTAAATTCAAGGAACAAAAGAGTTTAACTAAGATTTTTATAGAAGCACAAAAATGGTTAAATATATTAGAGTTGGAGGATGTTGGAGCATTAAATGAAAAAGTAATTAATAATGAATTAAGAAATATAATTATGGTTTCAGAAGCTCTTCATGAAAAGAAGATAGCTAATATTGCAGATGATATTTCAAATAAAAAAGATGTGAAAATTATACTTATTGCAGGACCATCTTCTTCAGGAAAAACAACATTTGCAAATCGGTTAAGTATACAACTTAGGGTAAATGGATTAATACCTATTCCATTATCACTGGATAATTATTTTTTTAATCGAATAGATACACCTAGAGATGAAAATGGCGATTATGATTATGAATCTATTAATGCATTAGATTTAAAATTATTAAATAAAAATTTAGAAAAGTTAATGAATGGGGAAAAGGTTGATTTACCAATTTATAATTTTAAAACTGGAGAAAAGGAATGGAATGATTATAAAGTAGAACTACCACTAAATGGAGTGTTAATACTTGAAGGAATTCATGGATTAAATCCAAATTTAATTTCAAGTGAACTGAATAGTAATGTATTTAAAATATATATATCAGCATTAACCCAATTAAATATAGATAATCATAATAGGATTTCCACAACGGATGTAAGAAAAGTAAGGCGAATAGTTAGAGATTCATTATCAAGAGGATATCGAGCAGAGGAAACTTTAAAAATGTGGAAATCTATAAAAATTGGAGAAAAAAACAACATATTTGTTTATCAAGAGGAAGCAGATGTTGCATTTAATTCTACATTGGTTTATGAACTTGGAGTATTAAAACCATATGCATTAAAAGAATTAAATAAAATAACTGATGAAAGTCCAGTTTATTCAGAAGCTATAAGATTAAAGACTTTCTTAAGTTTTTTTAAAAAAATTCATGTTGAGGAAGTACCTAATAATTCTATTTTAAGAGAATTTATTGGTGGGTCAGCTTTCTATGAATATTAG
- the argB gene encoding acetylglutamate kinase, whose protein sequence is MNNNERAEVLVHALPYIQRYYGKIIVVKYGGNAMISEELRETVINDIILMKCVGIEPVVVHGGGPDISDFLNRLGEKSEFINGLRYTGESTIDIVQMVLGGKVNKNLVSLIEKFGGKAIGLCGMDGSLLKAKKLKTDADLGYVGEITKVNTEVIKMAINSGYIPVIGSIALGEEDNKPYNINADICASKIAAALKAEKLMLLTDVPGVLMDSKDPSSLLSVLRIHQIPKLCLEGVIKGGMIPKIDCCVEAIRMGVERALIIDGRIPHSILLELFSPEGIGTMIY, encoded by the coding sequence TTGAATAATAACGAAAGAGCTGAGGTTCTAGTTCATGCATTGCCTTACATTCAACGTTACTATGGTAAAATAATAGTAGTAAAATATGGCGGAAATGCAATGATAAGCGAAGAACTTCGTGAAACAGTTATAAATGATATTATATTAATGAAATGTGTTGGCATTGAACCAGTTGTTGTCCATGGTGGCGGACCTGATATTTCAGACTTTTTAAATAGACTAGGTGAAAAAAGCGAATTTATTAATGGTTTAAGATACACTGGTGAAAGTACTATTGATATAGTTCAAATGGTTCTTGGTGGAAAAGTAAATAAAAACTTAGTTTCTCTTATAGAGAAATTTGGTGGCAAGGCTATTGGTTTATGCGGAATGGATGGTTCTCTTCTTAAAGCTAAAAAATTAAAAACTGATGCTGATTTAGGTTATGTAGGTGAAATAACTAAGGTTAATACTGAAGTTATAAAAATGGCTATAAATTCAGGTTATATTCCAGTTATTGGAAGTATCGCTTTAGGCGAAGAAGATAACAAACCATATAACATCAATGCAGATATATGTGCATCTAAAATTGCAGCTGCACTAAAAGCTGAAAAATTAATGTTGCTTACTGATGTACCTGGTGTTCTTATGGATTCAAAAGACCCTTCATCATTACTTAGTGTTTTAAGAATACATCAAATTCCTAAGTTATGTTTAGAAGGAGTAATAAAAGGTGGTATGATTCCTAAAATTGATTGTTGCGTTGAAGCAATCAGAATGGGTGTAGAAAGAGCACTTATTATTGATGGCCGTATTCCTCATTCTATTCTTCTAGAGTTGTTCTCACCTGAAGGAATTGGAACAATGATTTATTAA
- a CDS encoding aspartate aminotransferase family protein — protein sequence MSYDFNEAKEHIVNSYGRLEPVINHGEGVYLYDSDENKYLDFTSGIGVSSLGYSHEKWIKATSKQLKTLVHCSNMFYTEPSVKLAKELTEKSNMNKVFFGNSGAEANEGAIKLARKYSYDKYGGGRSTVLTLMQSFHGRTITTLKATGQEKFHKYFFPFTEGFDYVKANDLEDFKAKLTDKVCAIMLEAIQGEGGVIPLDKEFVQEVVKICNEKDVLVIFDEVQCGIARTGKMFGYNHFDVEADIVTVAKGLGAGLPIGGFLCSSKVDDVFKPGDHGSTFGANPVVCAGSLVVLDELCNEKSFEKITKRGAYVKELLEESKNPQIVDVRGIGLMIGIKVKCDPTLVQKEAIKKGLLVLTAGKDVVRLLPPLVITKKELKIGIDIILEILSKIEK from the coding sequence ATGTCATATGATTTTAATGAAGCAAAAGAACATATTGTCAATAGCTATGGTCGTTTAGAGCCTGTAATCAATCATGGTGAAGGTGTTTATCTTTATGACTCAGATGAAAATAAATATTTAGATTTTACAAGTGGTATTGGTGTTAGCAGTTTAGGATATAGTCATGAAAAATGGATTAAAGCTACTAGTAAGCAATTAAAAACTCTTGTTCATTGCTCAAATATGTTTTACACTGAGCCAAGTGTAAAACTTGCTAAAGAATTAACTGAAAAATCTAATATGAATAAGGTATTTTTTGGTAATTCCGGTGCTGAAGCTAATGAAGGTGCTATTAAACTAGCTAGAAAATATAGCTACGACAAATACGGTGGTGGAAGAAGTACAGTTCTTACTTTGATGCAATCTTTTCACGGTAGAACAATAACTACTTTAAAAGCAACTGGACAAGAAAAATTCCATAAATACTTCTTCCCTTTCACTGAGGGTTTTGATTATGTAAAAGCAAATGATTTAGAAGATTTTAAAGCAAAACTTACAGATAAAGTTTGTGCCATAATGCTTGAAGCAATTCAAGGAGAAGGTGGCGTAATTCCACTAGATAAAGAATTTGTACAAGAAGTAGTTAAAATATGTAATGAAAAAGATGTACTTGTTATCTTTGATGAAGTTCAATGTGGTATAGCTAGAACTGGTAAAATGTTTGGATATAATCATTTTGATGTAGAAGCTGATATTGTTACTGTAGCTAAAGGTCTTGGAGCTGGACTTCCTATAGGTGGTTTCCTATGCTCTTCTAAAGTAGATGATGTATTTAAACCAGGTGATCATGGTTCAACTTTTGGAGCTAATCCAGTTGTGTGTGCTGGTTCTTTAGTTGTTCTTGATGAGCTTTGTAATGAAAAGTCTTTTGAAAAAATAACAAAAAGAGGTGCTTATGTAAAAGAACTTTTAGAAGAATCTAAAAATCCACAAATTGTAGATGTACGTGGTATTGGATTAATGATTGGAATAAAGGTAAAATGCGATCCAACATTAGTTCAAAAAGAAGCTATAAAAAAAGGATTATTAGTATTAACAGCTGGAAAAGATGTTGTAAGACTTCTCCCACCACTTGTTATAACTAAAAAGGAATTAAAGATAGGAATAGATATTATTCTTGAAATATTATCTAAAATTGAAAAATAA
- a CDS encoding arginine biosynthesis protein ArgJ: MNIKYIDGGVTSPNGFLASGIYCGLKKSNLQKDLALIYSEVPAAAAGMYTKNKVKGAPIYITKEHLKNKKAQAIIINSGNANTCNGDDGLHKAEKMTCLQAKALNLKTDDVLVASTGVIGVPLNIDAIKDGIPLLTEKLSKEGFDDASSAIMTTDTFKKQLALEFYIGGKKVTIGSMAKGSGMIEPNMGTMLSFLTTDLSISPELLAEALKSSVTVTYNRVSVDGDTSTNDMILILANGLAENPTITEKDENYDSFLKVLTELNTIMAKNIAKDGEGATKLLECQIIGASTEEDAVILGKSVINSSLVKTAMFGSDANWGRILCALGYTTIDFDSEKVDVSFESHAGTIKVCEAGSSLPFDEDIAKKVLSENEIIIKVNLFLGNYSAYVWGCDLSYEYVKINGDYRS, translated from the coding sequence TTGAATATAAAATATATAGATGGTGGAGTTACATCTCCTAATGGCTTTTTAGCTTCAGGTATTTATTGTGGATTAAAGAAAAGTAATTTACAAAAAGATTTAGCTTTAATTTATTCTGAAGTACCAGCAGCAGCTGCTGGTATGTACACTAAAAATAAAGTTAAAGGTGCTCCAATTTATATTACTAAAGAGCATCTAAAAAATAAAAAAGCACAAGCTATAATTATAAATAGTGGTAATGCAAACACTTGTAATGGTGATGATGGCTTACATAAAGCAGAAAAGATGACTTGTCTTCAAGCTAAAGCATTAAATTTAAAAACAGATGATGTTTTAGTTGCATCTACAGGGGTAATTGGGGTTCCTTTAAATATAGATGCTATTAAAGATGGTATTCCTTTACTTACTGAAAAATTATCAAAAGAAGGCTTTGATGATGCTTCTTCTGCCATTATGACAACTGATACATTTAAAAAGCAATTGGCTTTAGAATTTTATATTGGAGGCAAAAAGGTTACTATAGGTTCAATGGCAAAAGGTTCTGGAATGATTGAACCAAACATGGGAACAATGCTTTCTTTTCTTACAACCGACCTTTCTATTTCCCCAGAATTATTGGCTGAAGCTTTAAAGTCAAGTGTTACTGTTACCTACAATAGAGTTAGTGTTGATGGTGATACAAGTACTAATGACATGATATTAATTTTAGCTAATGGTTTAGCTGAAAATCCTACTATAACTGAAAAAGATGAAAACTATGATTCCTTTCTTAAAGTTCTTACAGAGTTAAACACAATTATGGCTAAAAACATTGCTAAAGATGGCGAAGGTGCTACAAAATTATTAGAATGCCAAATCATTGGAGCTAGTACTGAAGAAGATGCTGTTATTTTAGGTAAAAGCGTTATTAATTCTAGTTTAGTAAAAACTGCAATGTTTGGTAGTGATGCAAACTGGGGACGAATTCTTTGTGCTCTAGGATATACAACAATTGATTTTGATTCTGAAAAAGTTGATGTTTCCTTTGAAAGCCATGCTGGTACTATAAAAGTTTGTGAAGCAGGTAGTTCTTTACCTTTCGATGAGGATATCGCTAAAAAAGTTCTAAGTGAAAATGAAATTATTATTAAAGTTAATTTATTCTTAGGTAATTATAGTGCTTATGTTTGGGGCTGTGATTTAAGTTATGAATATGTAAAGATTAACGGAGATTATAGAAGCTAA
- a CDS encoding N-acetyl-gamma-glutamyl-phosphate reductase has product MVKIGIIGATGYVGAELLRLLLSHPKVEVTALSSVSFKGQEISNVYKNFLNKTDLICESSDEVIKKCDVIFTALPHGLSEDIAKKAIDNKKICIDMGADFRLSNEAEYEEWYGKKFTQPEIHINSVYGLPELNREKIKECSLIANPGCYPTTIELGLMPLFKNSLIKLDNIICDSKSGTTGSGRGLTLNTHFPEENETFAPYKVGAHRHTPEIEETLSTMANDKVNITFTPHLLPINRGILSTIYCTPKNKVNLEEIHKLYVDCYKNEPFVNILPLGETASIKNVRLTNDCFISLHLNHRQDQIIVVSTIDNMIKGAAGQAIQNMNIILGFNETDGLNLIAPAF; this is encoded by the coding sequence ATGGTTAAAATTGGAATAATAGGTGCTACAGGATATGTTGGTGCTGAACTTTTAAGATTATTATTATCTCATCCAAAAGTTGAAGTTACTGCTTTAAGTTCAGTTTCTTTTAAAGGACAAGAAATTAGTAACGTATATAAAAACTTTTTAAATAAAACAGATTTAATTTGTGAATCTTCAGATGAAGTTATTAAAAAATGTGATGTAATCTTTACTGCCCTTCCTCATGGATTAAGTGAAGATATCGCAAAAAAAGCAATTGATAATAAAAAGATTTGTATTGATATGGGGGCAGATTTTAGATTATCTAATGAAGCTGAATATGAAGAATGGTATGGTAAAAAATTTACACAACCAGAAATACATATTAACAGTGTTTATGGACTTCCAGAATTAAATAGAGAAAAAATTAAAGAATGTTCATTAATTGCTAACCCTGGTTGTTATCCAACAACTATAGAACTCGGATTAATGCCGTTGTTTAAGAATTCATTAATAAAATTAGATAACATTATTTGCGATTCTAAGTCCGGAACTACAGGCTCTGGAAGAGGCTTAACTTTAAATACTCATTTTCCTGAAGAAAATGAAACTTTTGCACCATATAAAGTTGGAGCTCATAGACATACACCTGAAATTGAAGAAACCTTGTCTACAATGGCAAATGATAAAGTTAATATAACTTTTACACCTCATTTACTTCCAATAAATAGAGGTATACTTTCAACTATTTATTGTACTCCTAAGAATAAAGTAAATCTTGAAGAAATTCATAAATTATATGTAGATTGTTATAAAAATGAACCTTTCGTTAACATCTTACCACTTGGAGAAACTGCTTCAATAAAAAATGTAAGGTTAACAAATGATTGTTTTATCTCATTACATTTAAATCATAGACAAGATCAAATCATAGTTGTAAGTACAATAGATAATATGATTAAAGGTGCTGCTGGACAAGCGATTCAAAACATGAATATTATTTTAGGTTTTAATGAAACAGATGGCTTAAATTTGATTGCACCAGCGTTTTAA
- the argH gene encoding argininosuccinate lyase: protein MKLWGGRFKKGTDKLVNDFNSSINVDSRMYREDIEGSLAHASMLGNQNIIPKGASNKIASGLLEILKRLDSGAIDIDETSEDIHSFIEGTLTYYIGEEGKMVHTGRSRNDQVTLDLRLYLKKAIAGLKEDIIALEEVLLEKANENIDTIMPGYTHMQKAQPITFAHHILAYAEMLKRDFGRLSDCYKRVDEMPLGSGALATSTYPIDREAVARDLGFSKVTLNSLDSVSDRDYAIETLSCLSMIMMHLSRFSEEIILWCTNEFSFVELDDGYSTGSSIMPQKKNPDVAELVRGKTGRVYGDLMTLLTVMKGIPLAYNKDMQEDKEALFDGLDTVTLSLKTFCGMVKTMKVKKDNMRKGAGLGFTNATDVADYLVKKGMAFRNAHEVVGEIVLECIKRNKMIEELTLEELKGFSPIFENDVYHAIDLVTCVEERKVIGGPSTESVKIQIASLEKFINEFKEI, encoded by the coding sequence ATGAAGCTTTGGGGCGGACGATTCAAAAAAGGCACTGACAAATTAGTTAATGATTTTAATTCTTCTATAAATGTTGATTCAAGAATGTATAGAGAAGATATTGAAGGAAGTCTTGCTCATGCTTCAATGCTTGGAAATCAAAATATAATTCCTAAAGGAGCTAGTAATAAAATTGCTTCTGGTCTTCTTGAAATATTAAAAAGACTTGATAGTGGGGCTATTGATATAGATGAAACATCTGAAGATATTCACAGTTTTATTGAAGGAACTTTAACTTACTATATTGGTGAAGAAGGTAAGATGGTTCATACTGGAAGAAGTAGAAATGATCAAGTAACATTGGATTTAAGATTATATTTAAAAAAAGCAATTGCAGGCTTAAAAGAAGATATCATCGCACTAGAAGAAGTTCTTTTAGAAAAAGCAAATGAAAATATAGATACTATAATGCCTGGTTATACACATATGCAAAAGGCACAGCCTATAACTTTTGCTCATCATATTTTAGCTTATGCTGAAATGCTTAAAAGAGATTTTGGAAGACTTTCTGATTGTTATAAGAGAGTTGATGAAATGCCTCTTGGTTCTGGAGCACTAGCAACTTCTACTTACCCTATTGATAGAGAAGCTGTTGCTCGTGACCTTGGATTTTCAAAAGTTACATTAAATAGTTTAGATTCTGTATCTGATAGAGATTATGCCATTGAAACACTTTCTTGTCTTTCAATGATAATGATGCATTTATCAAGATTTTCAGAAGAAATAATTCTTTGGTGTACTAATGAATTTAGTTTCGTTGAACTTGATGATGGTTATAGTACTGGAAGCAGTATAATGCCTCAAAAGAAAAATCCAGACGTTGCAGAATTAGTTAGAGGAAAAACTGGCAGAGTTTATGGAGATCTTATGACACTTCTTACTGTTATGAAAGGAATTCCTCTTGCTTATAACAAAGATATGCAAGAAGATAAGGAAGCTCTTTTTGATGGATTAGATACTGTTACTCTTTCACTTAAAACTTTCTGTGGAATGGTTAAGACTATGAAAGTTAAAAAAGATAATATGAGAAAAGGTGCAGGACTTGGATTTACTAATGCTACTGATGTAGCTGATTACTTAGTAAAGAAAGGTATGGCATTTAGAAATGCTCATGAAGTAGTTGGAGAAATAGTTCTTGAATGTATTAAAAGAAACAAGATGATTGAAGAATTAACACTTGAAGAACTTAAAGGCTTCTCTCCTATCTTTGAAAATGATGTATATCATGCAATAGATTTAGTAACTTGTGTAGAAGAACGTAAAGTTATTGGGGGTCCATCTACAGAATCAGTGAAAATACAAATTGCATCATTAGAAAAATTTATAAATGAATTTAAAGAAATATAA